From a region of the Buteo buteo chromosome 7, bButBut1.hap1.1, whole genome shotgun sequence genome:
- the COPS7B gene encoding COP9 signalosome complex subunit 7b isoform X3: protein MAGEQKPSCNLLEQFILLAKGTSGSALTALINQVLEAPGVYVFGELLELTNVRELAEGSNAAYFQLLNLFAYGTYPDYVANKDNLPELTVTQKNKLKHLTIVSLASRMKCIPYSVLLKDLDMRNLRELEDLIIEAVYTDIIQGKLDQRNQVLEVDFCIGRDIQKKDISNIVKTLQEWCDGCEAVLLGIEQQVLRANQYKENHHRTQQQVEMEI from the exons ATGGCAGGAGAGCAGAAACCGTCCTGCAATCTTCTAGAGCAGTTTATTTTACTAGCCAAAGGTACAAGTGGCTCAGCTCTGACTGCTCTTATAAATCAAGTGCTGGAGGCTCCTGGGGTTTACGTCTTTGGAGAACTATTGGAGTTAACAAATGTGCGAGAG CTTGCTGAAGGGTCTAATGCTGCTTATTTCCAGTTGCTGAACCTGTTTGCATATGGAACATACCCAGACTATGTCG CAAACAAAGATAACCTGCCTGAATTAACAGTGACTCAGAAGAACAAGCTGAAACACTTGACAATTGTAAGCCTGGCTTCCAGAATGAAG TGCATTCCCTATTCTGTGTTGCTGAAGGACCTGGATATGAGGAATCTGAGGGAGTTGGAAGATCTGATTATTGAAGCAGTTTATACAGATATTATCCAGGGGAAGTTGGATCAACGAAACCAGGTGCTAGAGGTGGATTTTTGTATTGGCAGAGACATTCAGAAGAAGGACATCAGTAACATTGTCAAAACGCTCCAGGAATG GTGCGATGGTTGTGAAGCAGTTCTTTTAGGAATTGAGCAGCAAGTACTTAGAGCCAACCAATACAAAGAGAACCATCACCGAACTCAACAGCAGGTAGAGATGGAG ATTTGA
- the COPS7B gene encoding COP9 signalosome complex subunit 7b isoform X2 — MAGEQKPSCNLLEQFILLAKGTSGSALTALINQVLEAPGVYVFGELLELTNVRELAEGSNAAYFQLLNLFAYGTYPDYVANKDNLPELTVTQKNKLKHLTIVSLASRMKCIPYSVLLKDLDMRNLRELEDLIIEAVYTDIIQGKLDQRNQVLEVDFCIGRDIQKKDISNIVKTLQEWCDGCEAVLLGIEQQVLRANQYKENHHRTQQQVEMESF, encoded by the exons ATGGCAGGAGAGCAGAAACCGTCCTGCAATCTTCTAGAGCAGTTTATTTTACTAGCCAAAGGTACAAGTGGCTCAGCTCTGACTGCTCTTATAAATCAAGTGCTGGAGGCTCCTGGGGTTTACGTCTTTGGAGAACTATTGGAGTTAACAAATGTGCGAGAG CTTGCTGAAGGGTCTAATGCTGCTTATTTCCAGTTGCTGAACCTGTTTGCATATGGAACATACCCAGACTATGTCG CAAACAAAGATAACCTGCCTGAATTAACAGTGACTCAGAAGAACAAGCTGAAACACTTGACAATTGTAAGCCTGGCTTCCAGAATGAAG TGCATTCCCTATTCTGTGTTGCTGAAGGACCTGGATATGAGGAATCTGAGGGAGTTGGAAGATCTGATTATTGAAGCAGTTTATACAGATATTATCCAGGGGAAGTTGGATCAACGAAACCAGGTGCTAGAGGTGGATTTTTGTATTGGCAGAGACATTCAGAAGAAGGACATCAGTAACATTGTCAAAACGCTCCAGGAATG GTGCGATGGTTGTGAAGCAGTTCTTTTAGGAATTGAGCAGCAAGTACTTAGAGCCAACCAATACAAAGAGAACCATCACCGAACTCAACAGCAGGTAGAGATGGAG AGTTTTTAG
- the COPS7B gene encoding COP9 signalosome complex subunit 7b isoform X1 yields MAGEQKPSCNLLEQFILLAKGTSGSALTALINQVLEAPGVYVFGELLELTNVRELAEGSNAAYFQLLNLFAYGTYPDYVANKDNLPELTVTQKNKLKHLTIVSLASRMKCIPYSVLLKDLDMRNLRELEDLIIEAVYTDIIQGKLDQRNQVLEVDFCIGRDIQKKDISNIVKTLQEWCDGCEAVLLGIEQQVLRANQYKENHHRTQQQVEMEVTNIKKTLKATASSSAQEMEQQLVERECPPHTEQRQPTKKMSKVKGLVSSRH; encoded by the exons ATGGCAGGAGAGCAGAAACCGTCCTGCAATCTTCTAGAGCAGTTTATTTTACTAGCCAAAGGTACAAGTGGCTCAGCTCTGACTGCTCTTATAAATCAAGTGCTGGAGGCTCCTGGGGTTTACGTCTTTGGAGAACTATTGGAGTTAACAAATGTGCGAGAG CTTGCTGAAGGGTCTAATGCTGCTTATTTCCAGTTGCTGAACCTGTTTGCATATGGAACATACCCAGACTATGTCG CAAACAAAGATAACCTGCCTGAATTAACAGTGACTCAGAAGAACAAGCTGAAACACTTGACAATTGTAAGCCTGGCTTCCAGAATGAAG TGCATTCCCTATTCTGTGTTGCTGAAGGACCTGGATATGAGGAATCTGAGGGAGTTGGAAGATCTGATTATTGAAGCAGTTTATACAGATATTATCCAGGGGAAGTTGGATCAACGAAACCAGGTGCTAGAGGTGGATTTTTGTATTGGCAGAGACATTCAGAAGAAGGACATCAGTAACATTGTCAAAACGCTCCAGGAATG GTGCGATGGTTGTGAAGCAGTTCTTTTAGGAATTGAGCAGCAAGTACTTAGAGCCAACCAATACAAAGAGAACCATCACCGAACTCAACAGCAGGTAGAGATGGAG GTCacaaacataaagaaaacattaaaagctACAGCCTCGTCGTCGGCACAGGAGATGGAACAGCAGCTGGTAGAGCGAGAGTGCCCTCCACACACAGAACAAAGGCAGCCCACAAAGAAGATGTCCAAAGTCAAAGGGCTGGTCTCCAGCCGTCACTAG